AGATCACAGATGGTCTTGGCGGTCAAGGGCTTTTTGGAGTAGAGCTGTTTGTAAAAGGTGATGAGGTGTATTTCTCAGAAGTAAGCCCGCGTCCACACGATACCGGTATGGTTACACTTATCACTCAGTCTCAGAGTGAATTTGCACTTCATTTACGTGCAGTACTTGGTCTTCCTTTAGGTTTTACTTTCTACGGCGACGGTGCAAGTGCGGCTTATAAAACAAACTTACATAACTACGCACCTGTAATTAGTGTAGATGATTCTCTATTCTCTGACAACTCTTATGTAAGAGTATTTGGTAAACCTGAAGCCCATAAAGGGCGTCGTTTAGCTGTTGCTTTAGTGTATGACAAAGTAGATGCTGCACTAGAAAAAGCACGTGAATTGATTGAGAAAGTAAAAGACAACTAATGAAAATAGTTCTTCTTGATACGATCACATTTGGAGATACGGATTTAAGTGGATTTGAGCAGTTTGGTGACGTAATTACTTATGCAAAAACTGCACCCGAGCATACGCAAGAGAGAGTAGTTGATGCCGATGTAATCGTAACTAACAAAGTTGTAATCACAAAAGAGATCATGCAAGAATGCAAGAGTTTAAAACTCATTTGTGTAGCAGCAACGGGGATGAACAATGTCAATCTTGAAGCTGCTGCAGAGCTTGGAATTGCCGTTAAGAATGTTGCAGGATATTCGACAGATTCTGTAATCCAGCACACTTTTTCAATGCTATTTTATCTGATGGGGCATTCACGTTATTATGATGAGAGTATTAAAGATGGTACTTACTCAAACAGCGGTGTTTTTACAGATGTTAGCCGTCCTTTTTTTGAAGTAAAAGGGAAAAAGTGGGGTATCATAGGGCTTGGTGAAATTGGTCGCGGAGTTGCAAAAGTAGCAAGTTGTTTCGGTGCTGATGTTTGTTACTACTCAACAAGTGGGAAAAACAACAATTCTGAGTACAAAAGTGTTGATCTAAACACACTTTTAAGCAGTTGTGACATTGTTACGATCCATGCACCTTTAAATGAGCAGACAAACAACCTTTTAGATTATAAAGAGTTGAGTTCTTGTAAAGAGGGTGCGATCGTTTTAAATCTCGGTCGCGGCGGGATCATCAATGAAGATGCGGTTGCAAAACTTGTTGACGAAAAGAATCTTTATTTCGGTCTTGATGTGTTTGTAAAAGAACCTTTACCGAGTGAATCACCGCTTTTAAGTGTGAATAACAAAGAGCGCCTTTACATGACTCCTCACATAGCTTGGACATCTGTTGAAGCAAGAGATGAGCTGATTGCGGGTGTGATCACAAACATTAAAGAGAGTATCTAAAGTTTTTTATGGCTGAACTCTCTTTAGCCTTAGCTGCATTTTTTGCAGCGACAATTCTTCCTTTTTCTTCCGAAGCTGCTTTTTTAGTAGCGCTTTCAAATGGAATGCCGATTGCAAATGCTTTATTATCTGCCTCAATAGGCAACATTCTTGCTATTATCGTAAACTATTATCTTGGAGTTTTTCTTTATGAAAAAACAAAAGCGAAACTTTTTAGATCGAAGATAGGAAAAAGATCATATAGTTTTGGGCATAAGTATGGCTATTTTGCATTAT
Above is a window of Sulfurimonas marina DNA encoding:
- a CDS encoding D-2-hydroxyacid dehydrogenase, coding for MKIVLLDTITFGDTDLSGFEQFGDVITYAKTAPEHTQERVVDADVIVTNKVVITKEIMQECKSLKLICVAATGMNNVNLEAAAELGIAVKNVAGYSTDSVIQHTFSMLFYLMGHSRYYDESIKDGTYSNSGVFTDVSRPFFEVKGKKWGIIGLGEIGRGVAKVASCFGADVCYYSTSGKNNNSEYKSVDLNTLLSSCDIVTIHAPLNEQTNNLLDYKELSSCKEGAIVLNLGRGGIINEDAVAKLVDEKNLYFGLDVFVKEPLPSESPLLSVNNKERLYMTPHIAWTSVEARDELIAGVITNIKESI
- a CDS encoding YqaA family protein, with the translated sequence MAELSLALAAFFAATILPFSSEAAFLVALSNGMPIANALLSASIGNILAIIVNYYLGVFLYEKTKAKLFRSKIGKRSYSFGHKYGYFALLLSWLPIVGDPLTLVAGLVRLKFVWFVIIAGSLRVLRYYFLTFL